In Streptomyces nojiriensis, one genomic interval encodes:
- a CDS encoding SpoIIE family protein phosphatase produces the protein MGDVRGKGLPAVRTVAALLGSFRDAAYEAHDLPAVAARLERGLVREPRRPGTPNCSRPPCSSSTTAWRTR, from the coding sequence ATCGGCGACGTACGCGGCAAAGGACTCCCGGCGGTCCGCACCGTCGCAGCCCTCCTCGGCAGCTTCCGCGACGCCGCCTACGAGGCGCACGACCTGCCGGCCGTCGCCGCCCGCCTGGAACGGGGGCTGGTCCGCGAGCCGAGGAGACCCGGGACGCCGAACTGTTCGCGACCGCCGTGCTCATCGAGTACGACAGCCTGGCGCACCAGGTGA